The stretch of DNA TTTGGAGcaatttatttctattatacTGGATTgagaaaagaataaaaaaatttctatttctatttcaatatatatatatatatacatatagtattttttttttttttaaataatattactgAGTAATGTTATATTCTCCCATTATAGATTTCTTACGCTGACTTGAtaagtaaaattttattttatggaTGCTCGATAAGGTGTAAAatgttcaattttttttctttttgtatatatatataagaaataaactcatatatatatagtttttaattgaaaatataaatatttaactttaaaaaaaaaaaaaaaataaatgtactATGATACTtctaatgtttatgtatatatacatttaattAAACTCAAATTTACGTGCTTTTTAATAGccataatttatttattaacttaatgattttttctttttaatatcttttataaaataaaaaaagatatgtatcctttaaaaaatttctaatctaaaataattaatattttgatattttttttttttttttttgaaataaaaaatactaaaattTAACAACGCACAATATTTGTGATTCAttgtatatttaatattttatttttttatattacacgtgtaatatatttatatagttatatatttcttaaattgcaaatattcaaaataattaaaatgttttatattttttcaaaacaaaaagaaaaacattaaatataataaactAGAAAATGTTCAGTTTTAACAATTAAGCAttaacaagaaaaaaaaaaaaaacaaaagcaaattagaaaaaaaaattattttacaaCAATTTAAATCCAAATATTAaggtaaaataaataaaaaaattaataaaatacagaaaaaaaaatgacagATTACTATTATATTTACTCATATTTCtcattaaaaagaaatataaattttcattcATTTAAAGAATTCAGAAAATTATTAAGAAATAAGCCAAATTGATTTTAATAAGCATTTAAAATGagtaaaaataagtattatcaaaagaaaatattaaaataaaaaaaaaaaaattacgttctattttttttcttcatcattAACATAAATTCGTTAAAATCGAtctatagaaaaaaaaaaaaaaaaatacaattttaACATTGAATGCCTTTGAAAAGgttcataaaataatattacttatgcataaaaaatatacaacatatatatatatatgtatatattttttacttctcCATCTCCATTTAAATCAATTTCTTGAAGTAAAGAATCAATAGCTTTATCTACTAATGAGTTTTTAACATCTGATTTtccaaaaattttttttaattcttcgaCACTTATTTTCCCATTTCCATCAATATCAAATACTTTAAAAGGAATTAAACAAATTTCTTCTCTTAAATAAGTTCTTTTATCTATCGTAGCTGCCAGAAAAtctaaagtaaaaatataaaaaaattaaagaaaaacattacattattaaaaatatatcattaaaaactaataaatatataataaaaaatgcaatattaaataataaaactacGTAGTAAAGAGAGaacatatattaaataatagtaaaagtaaatatttatgaagaaaataaaaattcacatcataattatttatagtCTCTTACCGGTGTAGTGAATTTGTCCTGATCCATTCGAATCAATGTCTTTAAGTATTTGATTAATATCAGGAGGTATTTTCTGAtatccaattttttttaatccaTCTAGAATTTCTTGAGATGACAAAGTACCACTATTATCAACATCAAGAgcgataaaaatatttcttaagTTATTAATTTCTACATCACATAAATGTTGAGCAATAATGGTTAAAGCAGCTTTTTTcaattcattttcttttttgaaattttttaggTTATTTAATAAGCTAGATGATAatgcaatattttttttgctttttgcCATTTGAGTAATCCATGGATGATTTAGAGCTTCTTCAATAGTACACCTTTCATCAGGATTATATCTTAACAAGTTTCGTATCAAATCCTTTGCATCTGAAGATATACTACCCCAatcattttcataaaaacaaaattcaCCTTgctttactttttttaaaacttcaTTATCTGTATCTCCATAAAAAGGAGGATATCCACATAATAATGTATACATAATAATACCACTTGACCATATGTCacattttttatcatattttccTTCTAACACTTGTGGTGCAACATAATAAGGTGTTCCTGCTTTTGTTGTAGTAAATTCTccttcatataattttttacttaaacCAAAgtcaataatttttaataaactaTCCTTGCTTtcattttgaaataaaaaattttctggCTTTAAATCACGATGGACTATATTTAAAgaatgtaaataaaatatagcaGAAAAAATTTGTTTCATTATTGTTGCAGCATTTTTTTCTGTAAAGGAACCTTGCTCAATTATGCTATCGAATAATTCTTTTCCTGAACATAATtccattattaaaaatataaaattatcatCTTCAAAcgtttcatataattttactATATTAGGATGatctaattttttcattatttcaaTTTCTTGAAAAAatctatttatattttttaatctaTCTTTTTTCTCCCCTTTTATTGCGTAATATTGTTTAGTTGTTTTGTTTATTCCTTTATATACACATCCATATGTTCCCTGCCCCAACTTTTTATCAATTACATATTTATCTTCTAATTTTCCTGCATgagataatataaaatttgcTCTTTCAAATGTTGAACCTCCTCTTGAGCTaccatttatattattattattttccttaGCTAAGATTTCATTCTTTTCTTTAGATTTCTTATTTATGaagttatattttcttcttaatttatttatgaatattaaatttcccataatatcctttttttttttaagtaaatctttaaattttttatttttaatattatttttattttatttaaaaaattttttgtgtCGTCTTTCACTGAAGGAACTCATTTGTGcctttccttttttttttttttcttttaataaaagtcttttattgtaaaaaaaaagttcgAATGATAAATTGCTCATGTTGTTTATTTGGAATAAAActtaaaattatcaaaaaatgaaataaatatgttataagaaaaataagatatattttatcttttttttaattatgtaaaaaagtGAAATTTAATCTTATTGTACTCATTGTAAAgctaaaaaaaaggaaaaaaaatattaaaaatgtagtagattaaataatttttattgtattcCTGAAgtttttttagaatatataaaaaaataacaatataagataaaaaaaaatttatattagaaaaaagaaaaaatacttcattatgtatatatttaaaaaaaaaaaaattaagttctTAAACAcactatattaaaaaaatgctaaaaaatttttgcacacaaaaaataaaaaggcaaatatatgtaatttttagTTATAATGTAAggataaaaagaaaaatactaTTTTATGATTACATTTTATACTCCTGATTAAGTTAGAtgtttgtaaaaataaaataaattttaaggtatttatttaatttttataaattgaTATGAGCAATTGGgaaactatttttattttaaaataatattacatATGAATAAAGTAAAAGATCTAATGTAATtgtaatttttgttataaatgattaaattaaaaaatttcacATATCAaagtattttattaaaaattaatttattattattaatatttcatttatcaaacataatttatttcaatatgaaaaaaggaaaaaaaattcatatttttttttgtatttttatttttttttaaaataagtcAAGTGCCATATATGttcaaaaattttcaaatttgttttaatttttttatggcatttttatttgtaattGAAGCAACaaacttttttaatactACTTTAAAGTTTTATTAAGAGACGAAAAAAACTAGTAATAAATTTTACTCAAATACGAATAAAACCTaaaatatttgtaaaaaTCATTAAGATTATTTTACTTTGAATTCTTCAATAGCTATACAcaataaaagtaaataagGATAAATTGAGTGCAATCAATAATatacattaataaaaaatagattaaaatcaaaattaaaaattcttttaaaatcaaaaatataaattgtcttaaaatgtaaaatattgAGATATCAATATAGTAAAATTTGTAGAAGtcttaaataaataagaagAAATAGTTTAAAAACCCATATAAacttcttttaatatatataaagagaaaaaagagAAGTACATAAATACAGAAGTTATAGAAtcataagaaataaaaaaatattacacaAATAGAATGTAattcattaatatatttttttatttaatttatgaaatatttaattatgaaatgctatataaaaatttctttcttattttcattttacgTAAGGGTGTaaaacaaatgaaaatatgcttttaatatattaaaaacagCAATTTTTGCTATAAGtttaattaatgaaaaatattaatgatttatttatatattattctataccatattttacaaaaaaaattgtaatataataaaatattatgtaaATATCTGTCaacaatttttcttttgtgtAAATGAggtaaatgaatatataaaatttctctttttttttttttttgttgatttatttaaaaaaaaaataataataaaaaacataaaatttgTATACAAAATTAATGGTTTTTAAaccttaaaaaatttaataaaataggagaaaaaacttatatttataattttataaaaattaaaatgcaGGAAAATACAATTGTAcagtatattttaataaataaggaaatattagataaaaaatgGCCATTAGGATCTATTATAGCTCAAGCCTGTCATGCATGGTAAACTATTTAGaattttatatacatttttatatatgtagtTCAAAAGTTGTTTTATTCTTATAAGTTTCATGTTTTCACTATTCCCCTTCTGTATGTATTacttaaaaaatgtatacaaaatataaatattagaaAGTTCAtagttattaaaatatatatatatatatatatatttataacttTGTTTTTAATAGTGTAGCAGTGATAGcagaaaatattaatgataatatagTTAAAGAATATGTATCAtcagaaaatataaataatatgcaTAAAGTTGTACTAAAAGTAGATGACACTGAGgaacttaaaaaattatcaagtATCTTAGATAAGGAATCCTTCAAATATAAAATGTGGATTGAACAGCCAGAAAACATTTTGACTGCTTTGGCTTTAAAACCTTATTATAAGAATACAATAAAAGATTACTTCAGAAAATATCagcttttaaaaaaattataaatgatacatccatactttattttttatttttataaaatataatttgagAAATAGTGGAtatgtaaaattattttcttataaCCATAATTCAtgcacatttttttttttcaacattaaattaatttatatgtgtattttttaaaaattcgaTATacgaataaaaaaattttttaactaattaaatttttaaagtcTTTATTAATGGCTTCTAGTGAAGccttaaaaaaatttgtgtCTAATATAAAACactaaataaatatgtataaaacgaatgctaataaaaaataaagggaACATGCATAAGTATATatcaattaaaataaatcaataactaaacttatatttttttatattactgATTAACTTAACTGATTTATGATCTTTCACCACGAATACGTCTAGCTAATTGAATATCTTTTGGCATGATAGTAACTCTCTTAGCATGAATAGCACATAAGTTAGTATCTTCAAAAAGTCCAACTAAGTATGCTTCTGCAGCTTCTTGAAGTGCCATAACTGCTGATGATTGAAATCTTAAATCAGTTTTATAATCTTGAGCAATTTCTCTCACTAATCTTTGAAATGGCAATTTTCTAATTAATAAGTCTGTTGATTTTTGATATCTTCTAATTTCTCTTAATGCTACAGTTCCTGGTCTATATCTGTGTGGCTTTTTAATACCAGCAGAAATAGGAGCTGATTTTCTTGCAGCTTTTGAGGCTAGTTGCTTTCTTGGGGCTTTACCAGCAGTTGATTTTCTTGCTGTTTGTTTAGTTCGTGCCATTTTTACTGTATAATTTTATGGTGTATAATAAATACTGTGTGTATTttattacaataaaaaaaaaaaaaatttttttttttatatatatgactAAGTTATGTAAAtgtataagaaaaaaaatgttttttgcAATAGTGATAATTTATATGTTTAACTAATTCttaataagaataattttaaagatattttattttttgaatatattttatgttataaaatattattttaacatgtttgtgctttttttttttatatgtttcaaattttcattaaattaattttgacaaaaaaaaaattttttttttttttctttgctATAATAAGAAAAGCTACAAGtttgcataaaaaaaaattatgatcatgcataaaaaaaaaaaatatacatataaaaaatatcaattttAATTGCAAAATAACATgtgcatataaaaaaaaaaaaaatatatatttttatgacttattattaaataatcaaTGCACTACTTCGTATCTTttgcatttttttcatcatatatatctttattccattgcgtttatatatatattttgaattattttcttaaataaaTGAAGTGAAATGCTCTtaccatatatatataaacgataaaaaaaaaaataaaaatcgaatttattaaaagtatctttcaattatatatatatgatatatagtttttttatcattaatagTGCAATATAATTGCACATAGATgtgtttattatttatataaaataaaaaaaaaattattttaatattttatatataaatatataaatttttgaatttaatattttgataatacaaatttaaaaaagtaaaaaaatgaagaaatattcaaatattattaaaatttgaaGCATTCAATTCtcttttatcatttttttttacattgaTCAAAAATGCtaaatattatattgtaTGCATTTAACATagttttacattttttactCTCCTATTATTTAGAATATTTTGGTATACATTTGATGAAATAATACATCAAAAAATTGCActacattaatttttatttttcaagagacgtaaataatatttcatgcaaaaaatttatatatttttttttttttaaactagaCATATCAATAaggttaatttttttatatttttaatatatatatatatatatattataaaaaaatgtaaaaatgaattaatggATATTAAatctaaaaaatataatatttttaaatttaatgagAAGTGAAAAAGAATTGTTAATGGATAAATTAAGAAAGTTTACATAAATGTGAAAATTATTAACATTAGCttcatttccttttttttaaaaagatttTTGTTATTGATCACAAAAAAagttcattaaaaaaatcatcTTATatggtaaaaaaaaaaaaaaaaaagagattaatttatttttttaataagagaaaaaattGACCAGTTTATGTTATtatgtttttgttttatttatatatgaagTTGAACATCTTAGCTTGAAGGAATGTTATAAAATATGATATttagtaaataaataaaatgatttttattttttatttttttgtctataaatttaaaccattttatctttttatcagcttcataaaaataatgtttgCTTCTTTAactaaaatagaaataaaaaattatgatgtaaatgtatatatttaaaaaaaataggtaTTTTAGTatggaattaaaaaaaaaaaaaaatatatagtgtATATTGTAAGCTTACAATGTgcgaatatataaataatttaacactttaattgtaaaaaattttttgaaaaatcaatttttactattatatttttcattaactaCAAATGTGAATTGGAATAGTACTTGATagatatttaattaaaaaataagttatttattaagattatttgatttaatcctattttctttaatgcttttttatgattttttttgttcattaaagtaaaaaattggTAAATTCACGTGATTGTAAATAACGGTACTAAATATTCTTAAAGTTAGGAAATATTGAATGAAATGAACTATTTAAGTgtttattattcttataatttGGATTTAGCATGAAGTTCATGTAAATCATATTTTTAgtatattataattacatTCTGAGAGTCCAActgtttttttaatataataaattaaaaaaataaataaactaatgtaatataattttaataataaagcaTTGTAAAGAAATAGAACATAACGTAATCGTTAGAATTCATTTTCTTTGTcaataattattttgtatttaatCCTAGTTTTACATAATATATCAAAAACTTATTATCTATAATACATATATGCATTATTTAGgatgaaaaataattcatttaaaatttagtccaaaaaatatcaataaaaatatgaaataataaaaaatataaatttttaataaatgtaaaCGATATTCTCTTTTTAGTTATAGCttgattaaaaaattatataagcatgtttcataaaattttaattatttatgaattatatgtattatgCTCATTCAAATTCAAGGGGAAATGCCGTATTTTTAGTTTATACTGATTAATTTAActttatttgaaaatttttatattaataaaaattataagaacTAAATTTATACatgtaatatttttgaatttatgaaaattaaaaataatataaagataatattATCTATTTAATAAAGGCttaataaaaggaaaaacataaatatattttatttaaaaagaaaaaaaattaatctttaaagaataatatatttttagtatatgtttctttttcataaaaaaggagaaaaaaacaaattatacAAAATACAATTtgtattaaaacaaaaatttacaattttatgctaaatataaaattgtaTTATAATACTAGTAATGTTGTAAaggtataaatatatatatatattaattaaaaggatattatatattatgaattaacaaaaaaattgtagttttttaaaaaatttagagtaataattaataaataatgtaacgttttgtaatatatatatttttttacaaaattatactattttttagtttttttctcatacaaaaagtaaaaaaaagttatttaaaaaaagaaatattaatgctcaaattttatattatgcaTAGCATTTCAACTAATGATAGTCaattttcaaatataaaaaatgaaacttTTAAACGtgaattttatttatcatCTATAGCTTTTGaagtaaaaagaaaaattataacattaaaatttaaagagtttttgaaatatagaaatgaataatataaatattttctacTAAATATACAATATTGCACTATTCATTTTAtcgatataaaaataaaataaaataaaataaaataaaataatttgaaatacatatatttttttctgattttgcaaaataaataagatacttttcataaaaattttaaaagtaaataactttataaatatgaatgagtattaacttttttgaaagtattttattttattttattttttttatttgaataaaatttttgtaattcATTACATTTACATCCTATgagaaaatttataaaatatttatgattatttatttttaaaaattataaatatatatatatatataactatcttttaaatatagttatgtgtgtttttttttttttaaagataatacttatgtaattatattttaatgttaattgtgtatatataaatttttttttgtttagataattcaaattatatGATAAATAATAGAGTGTATTATAGTAATTTAAAACTTGTTGTAAATAAGggagaagaagaagaaaaggaAGAAGTAGAAAATGCAAATAATGTAATTTATGTGGGTAATATAGATAAATACATagaagataataatattttaaaaatattagaagTATTTGGTGATATTTATAAATGGCACAGACAACGTAATCCTTCAACAAATGAATTAATGCCATTCGGTTTTTGCGAATATAGTGATATATATGGTGTTTATTTATGTGTAAATATCttagataatataaaattagctaataagaatttaaaagtaaactgcaatgataatttaaaaaaaagatttgaAAGAATTGTTGATATactatatgaaaaaaaacagAAAGCAATAGATAAACAAAATGAGTtattaaatgaagaagatatgaaaaatcaaatattaaatgatataaaaaatgatataaaaaataaaaaaaatgatgttTTAGTATATATTGAACACATTAATAAtgaatatgaagaaaaaaaaaaaaaagatgaagcaatacaaaataatacaacagaagatgaaaaaaatttagatagtgaagaaaaagataaaagagaaaaagaggaagaaaatttgaatataaataatatgaagTTAAACCCTGAacaagataataaaaattttataaatagcTTACCTTCTTCGAATATTGAAGAATTAAATACTaacgataaaaaaaaaataaataatgtagaaaataatgaaaatcaTGATATTTTAGgagttgaaaaaaaaaatagttttgTAATAGATAATCCAAATAATcaacaaataaataatagaaatcCTTTTAAAAGAAATGCTTCTGacaataataatgaagaaatattaaaagaaaaagaaaaagaagaaatcaAATATTTAAGTAAAGATTATAAAGTAAACTGGAGGGAAAAAGAAAGGATTCAAAgaatagaaaataaagaaaaagatttaGAAAAggatttttataaaagagaaaaagaatGGTTAGAATTAGAAGAGCAAATCAAAAAAGATACATACAAGGAATGGAATAAATTAATGTTAGTAAAAAAGAAGGATATTGCTAGGCTTATAGAATTAGATTTAAAAGGGGAATATGAAAATTCAAATATATCAAGttcaaaaaaaagagaaa from Plasmodium relictum strain SGS1 genome assembly, chromosome: 11 encodes:
- the H3 gene encoding histone H3, putative, with protein sequence MARTKQTARKSTAGKAPRKQLASKAARKSAPISAGIKKPHRYRPGTVALREIRRYQKSTDLLIRKLPFQRLVREIAQDYKTDLRFQSSAVMALQEAAEAYLVGLFEDTNLCAIHAKRVTIMPKDIQLARRIRGERS
- a CDS encoding peptidyl-tRNA hydrolase PTRHD1, putative → MQENTIVQYILINKEILDKKWPLGSIIAQACHACVAVIAENINDNIVKEYVSSENINNMHKVVLKVDDTEELKKLSSILDKESFKYKMWIEQPENILTALALKPYYKNTIKDYFRKYQLLKKL
- the CDPK2 gene encoding calcium-dependent protein kinase 2, putative — translated: MGNLIFINKLRRKYNFINKKSKEKNEILAKENNNNINGSSRGGSTFERANFILSHAGKLEDKYVIDKKLGQGTYGCVYKGINKTTKQYYAIKGEKKDRLKNINRFFQEIEIMKKLDHPNIVKLYETFEDDNFIFLIMELCSGKELFDSIIEQGSFTEKNAATIMKQIFSAIFYLHSLNIVHRDLKPENFLFQNESKDSLLKIIDFGLSKKLYEGEFTTTKAGTPYYVAPQVLEGKYDKKCDIWSSGIIMYTLLCGYPPFYGDTDNEVLKKVKQGEFCFYENDWGSISSDAKDLIRNLLRYNPDERCTIEEALNHPWITQMAKSKKNIALSSSLLNNLKNFKKENELKKAALTIIAQHLCDVEINNLRNIFIALDVDNSGTLSSQEILDGLKKIGYQKIPPDINQILKDIDSNGSGQIHYTDFLAATIDKRTYLREEICLIPFKVFDIDGNGKISVEELKKIFGKSDVKNSLVDKAIDSLLQEIDLNGDGEIDFNEFMLMMKKKNRT